Proteins from one Pseudomonas grandcourensis genomic window:
- a CDS encoding bifunctional protein-serine/threonine kinase/phosphatase: MSLQLSFAEASAIGPREENQDALRLVTPAPALAASKGYLFAIADGVSQCADGGLAARSTLQALALDYYATPETWGVAQALDRLLLAQNRWLQANGGGQPLLTTLSALVLRGRRFTLAHVGDCRVYRWHADQLQRISEDHVWDQPGMQHVLKRALGLDQHLVLDFLDGELRPDESFVLLSDGVWAVLGDTAIAAILRDQPDLHSAAQTLVNAAHLAGSQDNASALLVRVDALGEASIGDALMHLQQWPLPPALKPGQAFEGWQVEGIVAQSQQSLLYRVRDSQQQPWLLKTLPGRLHDDHQAGQALLSEEWFLKRMAGRHFPEVHAVSQRQHLYYVMREYSGATLAQRHEQSGPLPLPQWQDIAERLLRAVGLLHRRQILHRDIKPENLLLGDDGELRLLDFGLAYCPGLSQDLPWALPGTPSYIAPEAFRGDVPTPRQDLYAVGVTLYFLLTGHYPYGEIEAFQRPRFGLPVNASRYRPDLPDWIAHSLERAVAAAPDQRFETAEEWLLLIEQGERRSLSVRPKPLLEREPLKVWRTLALVSLLLNLVLLVVALH; encoded by the coding sequence ATGAGCCTGCAACTGAGTTTCGCCGAAGCCAGCGCCATCGGTCCCCGCGAGGAAAACCAGGATGCCCTGCGCCTGGTCACGCCGGCCCCGGCGCTGGCGGCGAGCAAAGGTTATCTGTTCGCCATCGCCGACGGTGTCAGCCAGTGCGCCGATGGCGGCCTGGCTGCCCGCTCGACGTTGCAGGCCCTGGCGCTGGATTACTACGCCACGCCGGAAACCTGGGGCGTCGCGCAGGCACTCGATCGCCTGTTGCTGGCGCAGAACCGCTGGTTGCAGGCCAATGGCGGCGGACAACCGCTGCTGACCACCCTCAGTGCGCTGGTCCTGCGTGGCCGGCGTTTTACCCTGGCCCATGTCGGCGATTGCCGGGTGTATCGCTGGCACGCCGACCAATTGCAGCGAATCAGCGAGGATCACGTCTGGGACCAGCCGGGCATGCAGCATGTGCTGAAACGGGCACTGGGGCTCGATCAACACCTGGTGCTGGATTTTCTCGACGGTGAACTGCGCCCCGATGAAAGCTTCGTCCTGCTCAGCGACGGCGTCTGGGCCGTCCTGGGCGATACCGCGATTGCCGCGATCCTTCGCGATCAACCGGACCTGCACAGCGCTGCGCAAACCCTGGTCAATGCCGCACACCTGGCGGGCAGCCAGGACAACGCCAGCGCCTTGCTGGTGCGGGTCGATGCCCTCGGTGAAGCGAGCATTGGCGATGCGTTGATGCACTTGCAGCAATGGCCACTGCCGCCAGCCCTCAAACCGGGTCAGGCGTTCGAGGGCTGGCAGGTCGAGGGCATCGTCGCACAGAGCCAGCAATCGCTGCTTTATCGCGTTCGCGACAGCCAGCAACAACCCTGGCTGCTGAAAACCCTGCCGGGGCGCCTGCACGACGATCACCAGGCCGGGCAAGCGTTACTGTCGGAAGAGTGGTTTCTCAAACGCATGGCAGGGCGACATTTTCCTGAAGTCCATGCTGTCAGTCAGCGTCAGCATTTGTACTACGTGATGCGTGAATATTCGGGCGCTACCCTGGCCCAACGGCATGAGCAAAGTGGACCCTTGCCGCTGCCCCAGTGGCAAGACATCGCCGAGCGCCTGCTGCGAGCGGTAGGCCTGTTGCATCGACGGCAGATCCTGCACCGCGATATCAAACCGGAAAACCTGTTGCTGGGGGACGATGGCGAGTTGCGCCTGCTGGATTTCGGCCTCGCCTACTGCCCCGGGCTTTCGCAAGACCTGCCCTGGGCGCTGCCGGGCACACCCAGCTACATCGCCCCCGAAGCCTTTCGCGGCGATGTACCGACGCCACGGCAGGACTTGTACGCCGTCGGTGTGACCCTGTATTTCCTCCTCACCGGGCACTATCCCTATGGCGAAATCGAAGCGTTCCAGCGCCCGAGGTTTGGTCTCCCGGTCAACGCCAGCCGCTACCGGCCCGACCTGCCGGACTGGATCGCCCATAGCCTGGAGCGCGCCGTGGCAGCGGCCCCCGACCAGCGTTTCGAAACGGCGGAAGAATGGCTGCTGCTGATCGAACAGGGCGAACGGCGCAGCTTGAGTGTGCGCCCCAAGCCGTTGCTGGAGCGCGAGCCATTGAAAGTCTGGCGGACCTTGGCGCTGGTTTCGTTGCTGCTCAACCTTGTGCTGCTGGTGGTTGCGCTCCATTAG
- the rlmKL gene encoding bifunctional 23S rRNA (guanine(2069)-N(7))-methyltransferase RlmK/23S rRNA (guanine(2445)-N(2))-methyltransferase RlmL, with product MSDHFELFLTCPKGLEGLLIEEAVGLGLEEAREHTSAVRGMATMETAYRLCLWSRLANRVLLVLKRFPMKDAEDLYHGVLDIEWQDHMLNDGTLAVEFSGHGSGIDNTHFGALKVKDAIVDKLRTPQGDRPSIDKLNPDLRIHLRLDRGEAILSLDLSGHSLHQRGYRLQQGAAPLKENLAAAILIRSGWPRIAAEGGALADPMCGVGTFLVEAAMIAADIAPNLRREQWGFTAWLGHVPALWKKLHEEASERAAAGLAKTPLWIRGYEADPRLIQPGRNNVERAGLSEWIKIYQGEVATFEPRPDQNQKGLVICNPPYGERLGDEASLLYLYQNLGERLRQACLNWEAAVFTGAPDLGKRMGIRSHKQYSFWNGALPCKLLLIKVLPDQFVTGERRTPEQRQVEREQAAYDQAPNEPQERKFNKNGNPIKPTPAPAPVIEQPRLSEGGQMFANRLQKNLKAMGKWVKREGIDCYRVYDADMPEYSMAIDLYHDWVHVQEYAAPKSIDPEKASGRMFDALAAIPQALNIDKSRVVVKRRERQSGTKQYERQAAQGKFVEVNEGGIKLLVNLTDYLDTGLFLDHRPMRMRIQKEAVGKRFLNLYCYTATASVHAAKGGARSTTSVDLSKTYLDWARRNLSLNGFSDKNRLEQGDVMAWLEASRDEYDLIFIDPPTFSNSKRMEGVFDVQRDQVQLIDLAMARLAPGGVLYFSNNFRKFELEANLGERYAVEEITAQTIDPDFSRNAKIHRAWKITAR from the coding sequence ATGTCCGATCATTTCGAACTCTTCCTCACTTGCCCAAAAGGCCTTGAAGGCCTGCTCATCGAGGAAGCCGTCGGGCTTGGCCTTGAGGAAGCGCGCGAGCACACCTCTGCCGTGCGCGGCATGGCCACCATGGAAACCGCTTATCGCCTGTGCCTGTGGTCGCGCCTGGCCAACCGCGTGCTGCTGGTGCTCAAGCGTTTCCCGATGAAGGACGCCGAAGACCTGTACCACGGCGTGCTGGACATCGAGTGGCAAGACCACATGCTCAATGACGGCACCCTGGCCGTCGAATTCAGCGGCCATGGCTCGGGTATCGACAACACCCACTTCGGCGCGCTTAAGGTCAAGGACGCCATCGTCGACAAACTGCGCACCCCGCAAGGCGACCGTCCGTCCATCGACAAGCTCAACCCGGACCTGCGCATTCACCTGCGCCTGGACCGTGGCGAAGCCATTCTTTCCCTGGACCTGTCGGGCCACAGCCTGCACCAGCGCGGCTATCGCCTGCAGCAAGGTGCGGCGCCGCTCAAGGAAAACCTCGCGGCCGCCATCCTGATCCGTTCCGGCTGGCCACGTATCGCGGCCGAAGGCGGCGCACTGGCCGACCCGATGTGCGGTGTCGGCACCTTCCTGGTGGAAGCGGCGATGATCGCCGCCGACATCGCGCCGAACCTGCGTCGCGAGCAGTGGGGCTTCACCGCCTGGCTCGGTCACGTCCCGGCGCTGTGGAAAAAGCTGCACGAAGAAGCGTCCGAACGCGCCGCTGCCGGCCTGGCCAAGACACCGTTGTGGATCCGCGGCTACGAAGCCGATCCGCGACTGATTCAACCGGGTCGCAATAACGTCGAGCGTGCCGGCCTGAGCGAGTGGATCAAGATCTACCAGGGCGAAGTCGCGACTTTCGAGCCGCGCCCGGACCAGAACCAGAAAGGCCTGGTGATCTGCAACCCTCCGTACGGCGAGCGTCTGGGCGATGAGGCGAGCCTGCTCTACCTCTACCAGAACCTCGGCGAGCGCCTGCGTCAGGCCTGCCTGAACTGGGAAGCGGCGGTGTTCACCGGTGCGCCGGACCTGGGCAAGCGCATGGGCATTCGCAGCCACAAGCAGTATTCGTTCTGGAACGGCGCCTTGCCGTGCAAGCTGTTGCTGATCAAGGTGCTGCCGGACCAGTTCGTCACCGGCGAGCGTCGTACTCCGGAACAGCGCCAGGTCGAGCGCGAGCAAGCCGCCTACGATCAGGCGCCGAACGAACCGCAAGAGCGCAAGTTCAACAAAAACGGCAACCCGATCAAACCGACGCCGGCACCGGCTCCGGTGATCGAGCAGCCGCGCCTGAGCGAAGGCGGGCAGATGTTCGCCAACCGCCTGCAAAAGAACCTCAAGGCCATGGGCAAGTGGGTCAAGCGTGAAGGCATCGACTGCTACCGCGTGTACGATGCCGACATGCCGGAATACTCCATGGCCATCGACCTGTATCACGATTGGGTCCACGTCCAGGAATACGCCGCGCCGAAATCCATCGACCCGGAAAAGGCCTCGGGGCGCATGTTCGATGCCCTGGCAGCCATCCCGCAGGCGTTGAACATCGACAAGAGCCGTGTGGTGGTCAAGCGTCGCGAGCGTCAGAGCGGCACCAAGCAGTACGAGCGCCAGGCGGCCCAGGGCAAGTTCGTCGAGGTCAATGAAGGCGGGATCAAGCTGCTGGTGAACCTCACCGACTACCTCGACACCGGTCTGTTCCTCGACCATCGGCCGATGCGCATGCGTATCCAGAAAGAGGCGGTCGGCAAACGCTTCCTCAATCTGTACTGCTACACCGCGACGGCCAGTGTGCATGCGGCCAAGGGCGGCGCGCGCAGCACCACCAGTGTCGACCTGTCGAAAACCTATCTGGACTGGGCGCGTCGCAACCTGTCGCTGAACGGTTTCTCCGACAAGAACCGCCTGGAGCAGGGTGATGTGATGGCGTGGCTCGAAGCCAGTCGTGACGAGTACGACCTGATCTTCATCGACCCGCCGACGTTCTCCAACTCCAAGCGCATGGAAGGTGTCTTCGACGTGCAGCGCGACCAGGTGCAACTGATCGATCTGGCCATGGCGCGGTTGGCACCCGGCGGCGTGTTGTACTTCTCCAACAACTTCCGCAAGTTCGAACTGGAAGCCAATCTCGGCGAGCGTTATGCAGTCGAGGAGATCACTGCCCAGACCATCGATCCGGATTTTTCCCGCAACGCCAAGATCCATCGCGCCTGGAAAATCACGGCTCGTTGA
- a CDS encoding ribosome modulation factor, translated as MRRLKRDPLERAFLRGYQYGVGGKSRELCPFTLPSVRQAWINGWREGRGDNWDGMTGTAGIHRLNELHAVG; from the coding sequence ATGAGAAGACTTAAGCGTGATCCGTTGGAAAGAGCATTTTTGCGCGGATATCAATATGGCGTTGGTGGTAAATCCCGTGAGCTTTGCCCATTTACTCTACCGTCGGTACGTCAAGCCTGGATCAACGGCTGGCGAGAAGGACGCGGCGACAACTGGGACGGTATGACCGGCACTGCGGGAATCCACAGACTCAACGAACTTCACGCCGTCGGCTAA
- a CDS encoding nitrate/nitrite transporter, whose protein sequence is MNSSFWKSGHTPTLFAAFLYFDLSFMVWYLLGPLAVQIAADLHLTTQQRGLVVATPILAGAVLRFAMGMLADRLSPKTAGLIGQVIVICALFGAWKLGIHSYEQALLLGLFLGMAGASFAVALPLASQWYPPQHQGKAMGIAGAGNSGTVLAALIAPVLAAAFGWSNVFGFALIPLILTLIVFAWLARNAPERPKAKSMADYFKALGDRDSWWFMFFYSVTFGGFIGLASALPGYFNDQYGLSPVTAGYYTAACVFGGSLMRPLGGALADRFGGIRTLLAMYTVAATCIAVVGFNLPSSYAALALFVCTMLGLGAGNGAVFQLVPQRFRREIGVMTGLIGMAGGIGGFALAAGMGAIKQSTGSYQLALWLFASLGVLAWFGLHGVKRRWRTTWGSAAVTAARV, encoded by the coding sequence ATGAATTCAAGCTTCTGGAAATCCGGCCATACACCCACATTGTTCGCAGCCTTCCTCTATTTCGACCTGAGTTTCATGGTCTGGTACCTGCTCGGACCTCTGGCGGTACAGATCGCCGCCGACCTGCACCTGACGACGCAGCAACGGGGGCTGGTGGTCGCCACGCCGATTCTGGCCGGGGCGGTGTTGCGCTTCGCGATGGGGATGCTGGCTGATCGCCTGTCGCCAAAAACCGCCGGCCTGATCGGCCAGGTCATCGTGATCTGCGCCCTGTTCGGTGCCTGGAAACTCGGGATCCACAGCTACGAGCAAGCCTTGCTGCTGGGGCTGTTCCTCGGCATGGCCGGCGCTTCGTTCGCCGTCGCCCTGCCCCTGGCCTCGCAGTGGTATCCACCACAGCATCAAGGCAAGGCCATGGGCATCGCCGGCGCGGGGAACTCAGGCACAGTGCTCGCCGCATTGATCGCCCCGGTGCTGGCGGCGGCATTTGGCTGGAGCAACGTGTTCGGGTTTGCCTTGATTCCGTTGATCCTGACCCTGATCGTCTTCGCCTGGCTGGCCCGCAATGCCCCCGAGCGGCCAAAGGCCAAATCCATGGCCGACTACTTCAAGGCCCTGGGTGATCGTGACAGCTGGTGGTTCATGTTTTTCTACAGCGTGACGTTCGGCGGTTTCATCGGCCTGGCCAGCGCCCTGCCCGGTTACTTCAACGACCAGTACGGCCTGAGTCCGGTGACTGCCGGCTACTACACCGCTGCATGCGTGTTCGGCGGCAGTCTGATGCGCCCCCTGGGTGGCGCACTGGCTGACCGCTTCGGCGGCATTCGGACCCTGCTGGCGATGTACACCGTCGCGGCGACCTGCATTGCCGTGGTTGGCTTCAACCTGCCGAGTTCCTACGCCGCACTGGCGCTTTTCGTCTGCACCATGCTTGGCCTGGGTGCAGGTAATGGCGCAGTGTTCCAGTTGGTGCCCCAGCGTTTTCGCCGGGAAATCGGCGTGATGACCGGCCTGATTGGCATGGCTGGCGGCATCGGTGGGTTTGCCCTCGCGGCCGGCATGGGCGCGATCAAGCAAAGCACCGGCAGCTATCAACTGGCCCTGTGGTTGTTCGCCAGCCTCGGCGTTCTGGCCTGGTTCGGTCTGCACGGCGTAAAACGTCGCTGGAGAACCACCTGGGGTTCGGCCGCCGTGACGGCTGCGCGGGTCTGA
- a CDS encoding diguanylate cyclase, producing MSLHAVRPKILGFISEDASAWLVALLVLLIGGVLTGLLAWSTLNLFHHQLRQRFQLLASERYSRIEERFEDQEQRLDGLRRFFANSDSVSRAEFDGYTRPLLLRTQAYSYAQRVTRDERAAFEQRVRDEGLSSFTLRELNADGQLQLAGERDEYVAVLYSQTQSRLGAPLGYDLLAQPLRRATLDRADQHGGMAVSQPMHLVSIEPAYARGVLLVAPVTQRNSQDLKAAKPYGYVMAVISMRQLLADGLPDASHDYLSVRILDLSIEDQHEVLFESPNPPAISELSATRLLRMADHDYQVDIQPSDAFVKANHSSVTSVVVLGGLLSVMLSALLYVLVSQRQRALKLVEQRTQELRDREQELRGTHGQLRGVLNAATQVAIIATDLRGVISTFNAGAEQMLGYSSAEVVGHMTLENLHLPRELVARSAELSARYGKPVPTCQAMLVEGDAEGDHEAREWTLVRGDGSHLMVNMLATPVLDEQGLWVGHLAVCIDITERKRVHEALAARDLLLKKLSAHVPGGIYQFKMEFDGRFSVIYASDGIREIYELEPDVLLHNAEAIFTRIHPQDTTRVRASIRASADTLSPWREEYRVQLPQRGLRWVRGEATPEELPGGGVLWHGYISDISDMKRVEEELRALSVTDSLTGIHNRRHFQERLTTEMARVERGGGDLSVIMLDIDHFKRINDLHGHAIGDRVLQAVCERIGHRLRRTDVFCRLGGEEFMVLCPDVSGEHAYVLAQQLWQGLRSSPIEGVGTVTASFGVAGWRVGEGVDALLLRADSGVYAAKQAGRDRVEGEMN from the coding sequence ATGTCGTTGCACGCCGTGCGCCCCAAGATCCTGGGTTTTATCAGCGAAGATGCCTCGGCCTGGTTGGTCGCGCTGCTGGTATTGCTGATCGGCGGGGTGCTCACCGGGTTGCTGGCGTGGTCGACGCTGAATCTGTTTCACCATCAATTGCGGCAACGTTTCCAACTGCTGGCCAGTGAACGTTACAGCCGTATCGAAGAGCGTTTCGAAGATCAGGAGCAGCGCCTCGACGGCCTGCGCCGGTTTTTCGCCAATTCCGATTCGGTGTCCCGAGCGGAATTCGACGGCTACACCCGACCTTTGCTGCTGCGAACCCAGGCGTATTCCTACGCCCAGCGGGTCACCCGTGACGAGCGGGCGGCGTTCGAGCAGCGAGTGCGTGACGAAGGCTTGAGCAGTTTTACCCTGAGAGAACTCAACGCCGACGGCCAATTGCAACTGGCCGGCGAGCGAGATGAGTACGTGGCGGTGCTGTATAGCCAGACTCAAAGCAGACTCGGTGCTCCCCTCGGTTACGACTTGCTGGCCCAGCCGCTGCGGCGTGCCACGCTCGATCGGGCCGATCAGCATGGCGGCATGGCGGTGTCGCAACCGATGCATCTGGTGAGTATCGAACCGGCTTATGCGCGCGGCGTGCTGCTGGTCGCGCCGGTCACGCAGCGCAACAGTCAGGACCTCAAAGCCGCGAAGCCCTACGGTTATGTCATGGCTGTGATCAGCATGCGCCAGTTGCTGGCGGACGGACTGCCGGACGCCAGCCATGACTATCTCTCGGTGCGCATCCTCGATTTGTCGATCGAAGACCAGCACGAAGTGCTGTTCGAGTCACCCAACCCGCCGGCCATCAGCGAGCTGTCCGCTACACGCCTGTTGCGTATGGCCGACCATGACTATCAAGTCGATATCCAGCCCAGCGACGCGTTCGTGAAGGCCAACCATTCCTCCGTGACCAGTGTGGTGGTGTTGGGTGGATTGCTCAGCGTGATGCTCAGTGCCTTGCTGTATGTGTTGGTCAGTCAGCGGCAGCGGGCGTTGAAGCTGGTCGAGCAACGCACTCAGGAGTTGCGCGATCGAGAGCAGGAGCTGCGCGGCACCCATGGCCAGTTGCGTGGCGTGCTGAATGCCGCCACCCAGGTCGCGATCATCGCCACCGACCTGCGCGGCGTCATCAGCACCTTCAACGCCGGTGCCGAGCAGATGCTTGGCTATTCCAGCGCCGAGGTGGTGGGGCACATGACCCTGGAGAATCTGCACCTGCCCCGGGAGCTGGTCGCTCGCTCGGCAGAGTTGAGCGCACGCTATGGCAAACCGGTGCCGACCTGCCAGGCGATGCTGGTCGAAGGCGACGCGGAGGGCGACCACGAGGCGCGGGAGTGGACGCTGGTACGTGGCGATGGCAGCCATTTGATGGTCAACATGCTCGCCACGCCGGTGCTCGACGAGCAAGGCCTGTGGGTCGGGCACCTGGCGGTGTGCATCGACATCACCGAACGCAAGCGGGTCCATGAGGCACTCGCGGCGCGGGACCTGTTGTTGAAGAAACTCAGTGCCCACGTGCCCGGCGGCATCTACCAGTTCAAGATGGAGTTCGACGGGCGTTTCAGCGTGATCTATGCGAGCGACGGCATTCGCGAGATCTACGAGCTGGAACCTGATGTGCTGCTGCACAATGCCGAAGCGATCTTCACCCGGATTCACCCCCAGGACACCACCCGTGTCCGCGCCTCGATCCGCGCCTCGGCCGACACCCTCAGTCCCTGGCGCGAGGAGTACCGCGTGCAATTGCCGCAACGGGGTCTGCGTTGGGTGCGTGGCGAGGCCACGCCGGAGGAACTGCCCGGTGGCGGTGTACTCTGGCATGGCTACATCTCGGACATTTCCGATATGAAGCGGGTGGAAGAGGAGTTGCGCGCGTTGTCTGTCACCGATTCCCTGACCGGTATCCACAACCGCCGCCATTTCCAGGAACGCCTGACCACCGAAATGGCCCGGGTGGAGCGTGGTGGTGGGGATCTGTCGGTGATCATGCTCGATATCGACCATTTCAAGCGCATCAATGACCTGCATGGCCATGCCATCGGTGATCGGGTGTTGCAGGCGGTGTGCGAGCGGATCGGCCACCGGCTGCGTCGCACCGATGTGTTCTGCCGCCTGGGCGGAGAGGAGTTCATGGTGCTGTGCCCGGATGTCAGCGGCGAACATGCCTATGTGTTGGCCCAGCAATTGTGGCAAGGCTTGCGCAGCTCACCCATTGAAGGCGTCGGTACGGTCACCGCCAGTTTCGGGGTTGCCGGTTGGCGGGTCGGGGAGGGCGTCGATGCCTTGCTGTTGCGCGCGGATTCGGGGGTCTATGCGGCGAAGCAGGCGGGAAGGGATAGGGTTGAGGGGGAGATGAATTAA
- a CDS encoding CmpA/NrtA family ABC transporter substrate-binding protein has product MNEPSAGPLAWVNGSDAPEKTEINLGFMALSDCASVVVAATQGFAQPHGLTLNLKRQSSWANLRDKLVSGELDAAHSLYGLVYAVHLGIGGVAATDMAVLMGLNQNGQSINLSRGLQALGVTSPEALDRHVHQTRSKLTFAQTFPTGTHAMWLYYWLASQGIHPLLDVDSVVVPPPQMVAHLRAGRIDGFCVGEPWSASAVQQDLGFTLATTQTIWPDHPEKVLGCTRAFVEQYPNTARVLVMAVLEASRFIEESTENRRSTAQLLSAVQYLDAPLDCIEPRLLGEYADGLGHRWQDPHALRLHGNGEVNLPYLSDGMWFMTQFRRWGLLREDPDYLAVARQVQQLDLYREAARAVGVASSAEEMRSSQLIDGKIWDGSDPAGYARSFKLHAMSDSSHRSASR; this is encoded by the coding sequence ATGAACGAACCGTCAGCCGGCCCTCTGGCCTGGGTCAATGGCAGCGATGCCCCGGAAAAAACCGAAATCAATCTCGGCTTCATGGCCTTGAGCGACTGTGCCTCGGTGGTTGTCGCCGCCACCCAGGGCTTCGCCCAGCCCCACGGCTTGACCCTGAACCTCAAGCGGCAATCGTCCTGGGCCAACCTGCGGGACAAACTGGTCAGCGGCGAACTCGATGCCGCCCACAGCCTCTACGGCCTGGTTTACGCCGTTCACCTGGGCATCGGTGGCGTGGCCGCGACCGACATGGCCGTGCTGATGGGCCTGAATCAGAACGGCCAGAGCATCAACCTGTCCCGCGGCTTGCAGGCGCTTGGAGTGACCAGTCCTGAAGCACTGGATCGGCACGTGCACCAAACTCGCTCAAAACTCACCTTCGCCCAGACGTTTCCCACCGGCACCCACGCCATGTGGCTGTATTACTGGCTCGCCAGCCAGGGCATTCACCCGCTGCTGGATGTCGACAGCGTGGTGGTGCCGCCACCGCAGATGGTCGCGCACCTGCGGGCCGGTCGAATCGACGGCTTCTGCGTCGGTGAACCCTGGTCCGCCAGCGCCGTGCAACAGGACCTCGGTTTCACCCTGGCCACGACTCAGACCATCTGGCCCGATCATCCGGAAAAGGTCCTCGGCTGCACCCGTGCGTTCGTCGAGCAATACCCCAATACCGCCCGGGTGTTGGTGATGGCGGTTCTGGAAGCCAGCCGCTTCATCGAAGAAAGCACCGAGAATCGCCGCAGTACCGCACAATTGCTCAGTGCCGTGCAGTACCTTGACGCACCACTGGACTGCATCGAACCACGCCTGCTGGGCGAATACGCCGACGGCCTTGGCCACCGCTGGCAAGACCCGCACGCGCTGCGCTTGCACGGGAATGGCGAGGTCAACCTGCCGTACCTGTCCGACGGCATGTGGTTCATGACCCAGTTCCGCCGCTGGGGCTTGTTGCGCGAAGATCCGGACTATCTCGCGGTGGCCCGGCAGGTCCAGCAACTGGACCTCTACCGTGAAGCCGCCCGTGCCGTCGGCGTCGCTTCATCAGCCGAGGAAATGCGTAGCAGTCAGTTGATCGACGGCAAGATCTGGGACGGCTCGGACCCGGCCGGTTATGCCCGCAGTTTCAAACTGCACGCCATGAGCGACAGCTCGCATCGATCCGCCAGCCGCTGA
- a CDS encoding quinone-dependent dihydroorotate dehydrogenase: MYTLARQLLFKLSPETSHDLSLDLIGAGGRLGLNGLLCKAPAKLPVNVMGLDFPNPVGLAAGLDKNGAAIDGFAQLGFGFVEIGTITPRPQPGNPKPRLFRLPEAEAIINRMGFNNLGVDHLLARVAAAKYKGVLGINIGKNFDTPVERAVDDYLICLDKVYAHASYVTVNVSSPNTPGLRSLQFGDSLKQLLADLAERRAELALRHGKHVPLAIKIAPDMSDEETAQVAQALIETGMDAVIATNTTLSRVGVEGMEHGEEAGGLSGAPVRDKSTHTVQVLASELAGRLPIIAAGGITEGKHAAEKIAAGASLVQIYSGFIYKGPALIRESVDAIAALR, from the coding sequence ATGTACACCCTGGCCCGTCAGCTGTTGTTCAAACTCTCCCCGGAAACCTCCCACGATCTGTCCCTGGACCTGATCGGCGCGGGCGGGCGTCTTGGGCTCAACGGCTTGTTGTGCAAGGCCCCGGCGAAGCTGCCGGTGAATGTCATGGGCCTGGACTTCCCGAATCCGGTGGGGCTGGCCGCCGGCCTGGACAAGAACGGCGCGGCCATCGATGGTTTCGCCCAACTGGGTTTCGGTTTTGTCGAAATCGGCACCATCACGCCGCGTCCACAGCCGGGCAACCCGAAGCCACGCCTGTTCCGCTTGCCGGAAGCCGAGGCGATCATCAACCGCATGGGTTTCAACAACCTCGGCGTCGATCACCTGCTGGCCCGCGTGGCGGCGGCCAAGTACAAAGGCGTGCTGGGCATCAACATCGGCAAGAATTTCGATACGCCGGTCGAGCGTGCCGTGGACGACTACCTGATCTGCCTGGACAAGGTCTACGCCCACGCCAGCTATGTGACGGTCAATGTCAGTTCGCCGAACACGCCGGGCCTGCGCAGCCTGCAATTCGGTGACTCGCTCAAGCAGTTGCTGGCCGATCTGGCCGAACGCCGCGCGGAACTGGCATTGCGTCATGGCAAGCATGTACCGCTGGCGATCAAGATCGCACCGGACATGAGCGACGAAGAAACCGCACAAGTTGCGCAAGCGCTGATCGAAACCGGGATGGATGCGGTCATCGCCACCAACACCACCCTGAGCCGCGTAGGCGTCGAAGGCATGGAGCACGGCGAAGAAGCCGGCGGTCTGTCCGGCGCGCCGGTTCGCGACAAGAGCACCCACACGGTGCAAGTGCTGGCGTCGGAGCTGGCTGGTCGCCTGCCGATCATCGCTGCCGGCGGCATTACCGAAGGCAAGCACGCGGCTGAGAAAATCGCTGCGGGCGCGAGCCTGGTGCAGATCTACTCCGGCTTCATCTACAAAGGCCCTGCGCTGATTCGTGAGTCGGTAGACGCAATCGCAGCGCTACGCTGA
- a CDS encoding ANTAR domain-containing response regulator, protein MLRILLINDTAKKVGRLKAALTEAGFEVIDESGLTIDLPERVETVRPDVILIDTESPGRDVMEQVVLVTRDQPRPIVMFTDEHDPDVMRQAIKSGVSAYIVEGIHAQRLQPILDVAMARFESDQALRAQLHARDQQLAERKRIELAKGLLMKMKDCNEEEAYTLMRRQAMSRQQKLIQVAEQIIAMSELLG, encoded by the coding sequence ATGCTGCGTATCCTGCTGATCAACGACACCGCCAAGAAAGTCGGACGCCTGAAGGCCGCCCTGACCGAGGCCGGATTCGAAGTGATCGATGAATCCGGCCTGACCATCGACTTGCCCGAACGCGTCGAAACGGTGCGTCCGGATGTGATTCTGATCGATACCGAGTCACCGGGCCGCGATGTCATGGAACAAGTGGTGCTGGTGACTCGCGACCAGCCACGACCGATTGTGATGTTCACGGACGAACACGACCCCGACGTGATGCGCCAGGCGATCAAGTCCGGGGTCAGCGCCTACATCGTCGAAGGCATTCACGCACAACGCCTGCAGCCGATTCTCGACGTGGCCATGGCACGCTTCGAAAGCGACCAGGCCTTGCGTGCCCAGTTGCATGCCCGCGACCAGCAATTGGCCGAGCGCAAGCGCATCGAACTGGCCAAGGGGCTGCTGATGAAAATGAAGGACTGCAACGAGGAGGAGGCCTACACGCTGATGCGCCGCCAGGCGATGAGCCGCCAGCAGAAGCTGATTCAAGTGGCGGAACAGATTATTGCCATGAGTGAATTATTGGGTTGA